The DNA window cattcatcctatatttgacgttcctcaaccataataaagacagctttcaaataatagacctttctcgtccgacctaacacctgtttttcttatttttaatcgaaagattacacattgataagaacatttccgtaaaaatgagattttcaggagctatcatgattttttaatgattttttaaaatttgaaatatgcaagaatgttgaattttttttttcacctcagcaagaatggtgggacttaaaatgtgcgtttgggcagcactgctttgaatattttcacttaagttcttggcaacgcggtaaatgaagtggtgaatcgcagtacaaaattcattagcaatgtaaacaaactaaaatgaacctctcgctgtagaacattggatgaaaatgtttaacctcacttttttgacatttcgcagagcttgtttacatagacTTGGAATTTTTTTATTCGACCACAGTATGAGAAATTTGATTTGGTTTACTTTTAAATGTGAATATCTTGTATTAACAAGCTCGCTAggatttcatttttatttgacgtcattaggcaatgttccgttaaatttggcatttggatttttcttgtccacgattcgttgaagaaagcgattttatttgttgcgatcaattcaacttgttttgtttttttttgctaaattacAACGTTAGCcacaaaacattttgatgatctcTGGTAATTGGTAATCTCTGGTAATCCTTGAAATTATATACATCGCAACATAGGTCTGCACCAGTTGCAGCCGCTCCACCTCGCCGGAATCGAGTTAgccgatggtccagcctgcgtCACACTCGGCTGTCGCTGCACCAATGGTAGCTCCCAATCAGGCCTTTGGATTAATTGCTCAAATCGCAGCTACTGCTGGTAGTGTAGCGATCGGCTCCGTCGGTAACACCGTTGGACATGCCCTCATCGGAATGTTCAGCGGTTCCGATTCACAAGAGGCAGCCTTGCTAGGACAGGCTGCCCCGGTATCGGGCGAGgcaaacactccggcaggaccatgctcgtgggagATCAAGTAAATATCTTGTAACCAAGGCCAGGTCGAGTgtgattcggaacaattaccaaATTTAGAAGTCCATATATATATAGCGTTCACGTGATACATTTTCCTTGAAGTTGATTGAATAAAAATAGTATAAATGTTGGCCAAATCCTGCAGCACTAGGATCAAAGATAGAGCATTAACACCAACTCACTGTGCTTCGGTGTTTTTTTGCAAACGAACTATCAGGTCTATGtttttatttagtaaatattttaaaaaatttttagCTCATTAGGAGTAagacttatttttattttgatggcgcGGTGAAGGGGTGGTTAAAGTGCGAGTCGTATCGTTAAAATCGAACACTTGAAAGTAGTATAAATGATTATAAATGCGACAACAATAAACTCATAACCTTTTTAATGGTTATTTAGCCATAGGTAATGAGGAAATCggtatgttttattcatgtacaacaaaaaaTACTCAGCAATAATGTAACTTATCATTAATTGTTACGTAGTATAAATGATTATAAAATGCGACAACATAAGCTCATAACCTTTCTAATGGTTATTTAGCcatactgccgtgatacgcataactgtcccatctgcataggaaacccaaatgggactgttatgcggatcacggcagcATAGGTAACGAGGCAATCggtatgttttattcatgtacaacaaaaattactcagcaacaatttaatttattattaattgttaCGCGTGATTTTGTCTCCAGTGATTGACCAAAATTGGTCGCTTTTAGAATCTGGTGCgctaagcataactgtcccatgttaaTAGCGAATCCCATAACACATGGGACAGTATAGCGACCATACAGCTGCAACAGCGAATTTAGCATTGACAACAATATAACCAGGTTGGTTGCAAGCAGAAAGAACAATACTAGCTGGGCTGCTAGTTGTTTGTGCTACTAATAACACTTGCAGTCTGTCAAATTAACATGATTCTATGATCTAGCTTCAATGACGATGGAATATAGCCGAATCCTAACCCATCAGCGCATTTGATCATGTAATGGATATTATCAACTTTGaaagaaatacattttattgttgACTGTTTTTGAGGTTAGAACTTTTATACTATTGTGAGAATGGTCCTCAGCAACTATCCTTCCAAATCAAAGACTCGTGCTGGCAATGGCTTCGTTCAGAAGCTGCTGCTGTACATTTGTTTTCGTTAGCTGGTCGATTACGATTCCCCCGACCTAACCACTTTTCCGACGCAACAAGAGGGAAACGAACGATTCTCATTTGATTTCCGTAGTTCAATTTTGTACATACAGTCAAATGCATTAGCATCGATGCGATGAGCTGAAGCGAaaataatgtaatgtaatgttcagATGTGCTCTTTTGAATATCATCGATGTATTTCCCAAATCAGTCTTCGAAttgttatatttgtttgtcTGTGCTTAGAACGAGCCAAAGCATCATCAGGTGTTTGCCATGGCCTGACACGGGTCTTAATCATAGGTAGGTTAAACAGTGGAACgttagaaaatttttgaacGTGACGTTCgctgcttaccaaattggtcatcaaatccacatccatgtatccacagtttgcataaaattgtcggAGTAAGTCAAACACTATTGCAACGAATTAACAAATGGGCAAtaggcaataggcccgtgcaaaaatcaaaaatcttccttcccctgacggcggttcatctcaaggtgagatggacgtcgaaataaaatcggctccccggctcaaggtatatccgagcttggccaccgggccatttgtgattttctttcggaccaaagaaaaaaagtgtttgaatctgatGATTAGGTCGAAACTAATTGCAGATTtatcgagttctgacggatcggtattcggccgtgacagaaatatcgaaaattcgccctgataagcttcgggtggtggttaacagttcaactcatgcaaacgatattgctggctacgagccctttacgagggagtacagggtgtatattccagctagcagggttgaagtcagtggggtcgtttccgattcgagtctgaattgcgaggtcCTGccaaaatatgggactggctgtttcaaagaccccatgcttaagccagtgaagattctggaatgcaaacgtttgcattcagcatcagtcgcagctgacgggaagaaaatatacgtcaactcagactcttatcgggtgaccttcgccggctctgccctgcccaattacctcctctttgacaaggtctacctgttcgcctctttgtgccgcgagtcatgaactgtactaattgcaaacaattgggacacacagccttccattctagcaataaagcccgctgtgggaaatgcggtgggaatcatgcggatgattcctgtggtagagatgtcaaAAAGtgtctactgtgggggaaacccacatgatctcccttc is part of the Topomyia yanbarensis strain Yona2022 chromosome 1, ASM3024719v1, whole genome shotgun sequence genome and encodes:
- the LOC131696079 gene encoding hemiasterlin resistant protein 1-like: MVQPASHSAVAAPMVAPNQAFGLIAQIAATAGSVAIGSVGNTVGHALIGMFSGSDSQEAALLGQAAPVSGEANTPAGPCSWEIK